In one Carassius carassius chromosome 12, fCarCar2.1, whole genome shotgun sequence genomic region, the following are encoded:
- the LOC132154467 gene encoding C2 calcium-dependent domain-containing protein 4C-like, with product MWLLEKIRCSVEGKVLRQGDSADKQSKAPAYCNVLTPDKIPDFFIPPKLVCCPPEEETPEMKPKNGLHSSTSDQTICCKTPQGSLRSPRLIKKLAGDTKNLLKAANRHIIQIESADELVVGEVGDLNTNADPQSQTAMSLPYVPKAQTSYGFATLMESPHTRRKESLFHSDPTSPLTSPNTQRKSQGNHLNPSDCNTSHSNPYRYFSGGESDTCSSAESSPFNSPLLSRSASLLKMFTHETQAKVSRAKRSLARHSSLSTDECSSVETSPNIQRRFRCPPSPAFRGRKYGANMDRFTQHTVNLHKGGTLRICTDYDIDATRLHVRVLAAEELYDKQYDVKAINCCVALYLNPGKLQKQRSTIIKNSRNPVFNEDFYFDSLPVAQVKNLAIKMKVVNKGTSLKRDTLLGEREVPLKELLSGI from the coding sequence ATGTGGCTGCTGGAAAAGATCCGCTGTTCAGTGGAGGGAAAAGTTCTCCGACAGGGAGACTCGGCTGACAAACAGAGCAAAGCCCCCGCCTACTGCAACGTCCTCACCCCTGACAAGATTCCTGACTTCTTTATTCCACCTAAACTGGTGTGCTGCCCCCCAGAAGAGGAAACGCCGGAGATGAAGCCCAAAAACGGGCTCCATTCTTCCACATCCGACCAGACCATATGCTGCAAGACGCCACAGGGCAGTCTGCGCAGTCCACGCCTCATTAAGAAGCTGGCTGGAGACACCAAGAACTTGCTCAAAGCTGCAAACCGCCACATTATCCAGATTGAAAGCGCAGATGAGTTGGTGGTCGGGGAGGTGGGCGACCTCAACACAAATGCAGACCCCCAGTCCCAAACGGCCATGTCCTTGCCATACGTACCCAAAGCACAAACCTCCTACGGTTTCGCCACGCTCATGGAAAGTCCTCACACGAGGCGTAAAGAGTCCCTCTTCCATAGTGACCCCACAAGTCCGCTCACCTCGCCTAACACCCAACGCAAATCGCAGGGCAACCACTTAAACCCCAGCGACTGTAACACCTCCCATTCCAACCCCTACCGGTACTTCAGTGGGGGAGAAAGTGACACTTGCTCGTCAGCTGAGTCCTCCCCATTCAACTCCCCTCTGTTATCCCGTTCCGCATCCCTCCTCAAGATGTTTACCCACGAAACCCAAGCCAAGGTGTCCAGGGCCAAGCGTTCCTTAGCCCGGCACAGTTCTCTCTCGACAGACGAGTGCAGCTCTGTGGAAACCAGCCCGAACATTCAGAGGCGCTTTCGTTGCCCTCCTTCTCCAGCCTTCCGAGGACGGAAATACGGAGCCAACATGGATCGCTTCACACAGCACACTGTCAACCTCCACAAGGGTGGAACTCTACGCATCTGCACAGACTACGACATTGACGCCACCAGGCTTCATGTCCGTGTCTTGGCGGCCGAGGAGCTCTACGATAAACAGTACGATGTGAAGGCCATCAATTGTTGCGTGGCTTTGTACCTGAACCCGGGAAAGCTCCAGAAACAGCGGAGCACCATTATCAAGAACAGCCGCAACCCCGTCTTCAACGAGGACTTTTACTTTGACTCCCTTCCTGTTGCACAGGTGAAAAACCTTGCCATCAAGATGAAGGTAGTCAACAAGGGCACCAGTCTGAAGAGAGATACTCTACTGGGAGAGAGGGAGGTACCCCTGAAGGAGTTGCTTTCTGGGATCTAG